The genomic region GATTTTTGCCGGGGCGGGGGTCCACTTCGACAAATGGCGGAACCGGGTCTTTGACAAAATCGCGCACCATTTTGGCGCGGTCGGTAAAGATTGTTTCGTAATCGTGCGACATGATCAAACTGGCGTCAGGGCAGACCTCAACGCACAACTCGCACCAGCAGCATTTTTGATAATCGAGTACCCAGCCGACCACTTTGCGCTCTTTGCCCTTGCCTTCGCATTTCACTTCGATGCAATCGACCGGGCAGATGCGCGCGCACTTGGTGCACCCGCCGCATAGCGACATATCGTTGACCAACATGCCGCGAAAACGCAACGGCACCACGCGCTTTTGATAGGGATACATCAGCGTGACGGAGTCGCGAAACAGAAACTCACGGCCTGTCACCCACATCCCTTTCAGGGTGGTAGTGACGCCGGCCCATACTTCCGTTAAAACATTCATCAATCGTCTCCTGCGGTCTTAGGAACTGGTGTAATAGATCCAGAATGCGACCCCAAGGATGTTTAACAATCCCAATGGGATTAGAAATTTCCAGCATAACGACATCAGTTGGTCAATGCGAAAACGCGGCAGCGTCCAGCGCAGCCAGATGCCGACAAACATCAGCGCGCAAATCTTGGCGAAGTACATAAACGCTGATTCGACGCCGAACGGGCCGTGCCATCCGCCTAAGAACAACAACGACGCAACAGCGGCGACCAGAAACATCTCGGCGTATTCCGCCAGAAAGAAAAACGCAAAGCGGATGCCGCTATATTCAACGTGGAAGCCCGCGACCAGTTCCGATTCGGATTCAGGCAAATCGAACGGTATGCGGTTGGTTTCCGCGAGACCCGAAATATAGTAACTAAAGAATGAAAGAAAGCAGAAAGGGTTCCAAAGCGCCCAATTGCCCATGTTCCAAAAGCCGCCCGCTTGACTGTCAGCCAGGGCGGTCAGGTTTAAACTTCCTGCGAGAATCACCGGCGGCAACAGATGCAGCGCGGCGGGAATTTCATAACTCAAAAATTGCGCGGCGGTTCGCATGGCTCCGTAGAGCGACCATTTGTTGTGAGAACCCCAGCCCGCCATGATGATGCCCAGCGCCACCAGCGACGAGGTCGCCATGAGATAGACGATGCCGATGTTTAAATCGACCGGCGCCCATCCGCTGCAAAGCGGCAGTATCGCCCAACCGAGAAACGCGCCGCCGAACACTAATACGGGCGCTGTAACAAACAGCCATTTGTCCGCCATCGCGGGGATCAGGTCTTCTTTCAGCAACAAC from Candidatus Hinthialibacter antarcticus harbors:
- the nuoH gene encoding NADH-quinone oxidoreductase subunit NuoH, with amino-acid sequence MEAMASLFAYFGIEGPVSIIWTMAALTAAGLTMGMVSVVAMVAVYAERKISADMQARVGPMHVGWHGVLQTFADAIKLLLKEDLIPAMADKWLFVTAPVLVFGGAFLGWAILPLCSGWAPVDLNIGIVYLMATSSLVALGIIMAGWGSHNKWSLYGAMRTAAQFLSYEIPAALHLLPPVILAGSLNLTALADSQAGGFWNMGNWALWNPFCFLSFFSYYISGLAETNRIPFDLPESESELVAGFHVEYSGIRFAFFFLAEYAEMFLVAAVASLLFLGGWHGPFGVESAFMYFAKICALMFVGIWLRWTLPRFRIDQLMSLCWKFLIPLGLLNILGVAFWIYYTSS